The following coding sequences are from one Salvia hispanica cultivar TCC Black 2014 chromosome 3, UniMelb_Shisp_WGS_1.0, whole genome shotgun sequence window:
- the LOC125215843 gene encoding uncharacterized protein LOC125215843 yields MSSLQLSPPKIGSQNLGKQEEMLQRTTLVHSANQPMINLQNFVLTLAQARPIPPSAETLIRDRLHRFISDYKTPDHPTYSHMIENALGVLNEKGGSSQKSISQYIEKNYDNLPWAHAGLLKHHLQRACQEGQVIRSRKNKYRLARDVDSGTKVSKKPRQTNWKWECEAEKPQQLKIRLVKKRNDKSEAVKECDEKEEALTENREDQTKSWLSCVDGEKSFHTNSPSVLQDDMIAAADEKKCSEEEDGPCSVAEADIHTPEHRVDHEPKPSTPERPPGFDSLGVENVHESDVVDVIKGQEESEAPAVLQTEPDMMTIDSSEYALSIEQEPQEQPPLPKEEILQAKQLRRSLRTRPARPQVARDIAALLPVDCPKGRPVTVRRHQRMSLKQSPRSWPPTKATSVDKLQDSPESQNEIMPRLLKQNPVKYVDDCREEEFKQTGSTHVPKRHLHKALKEQQLGRPPARRSARLLNQK; encoded by the exons ATGTCGTCGTTGCAGTTAAGCCCTCCCAAAATTGGAAGCCAAAATCTTGGCAAACAAGAAGAAATGCTGCAACGCACCACCCTTGTCCACAGTGCCAACCAACCCATGATAAACCTGCAAAATTTCGTCTTGACACTCGCCCAAGCTCGTCCAATACCTCCCTCCGCCGAAACCCTCATTCGGGATCGCCTTCACCGCTTTATTTCCGACTACAAAACCCCCGACCACCCAACCTACTCTCAT ATGATAGAAAATGCTCTTGGTGTATTGAATGAGAAAGGAGGCTCCTCCCAGAAATCTATATCCCAATATATTGAGAAAAACTACGATAATCTGCCTTGGGCGCATGCCGGTTTGCTGAAGCATCATCTGCAGAGGGCTTGTCAAGAAGGCCAGGTTATAAGAAGTCGCAAAAACAAATATCGGCTTGCTAGGGATGTGGATTCGGGTACAAAAGTCAGCAAGAAACCACGACAGACGAATTGGAAATGGGAGTGTGAGGCAGAGAAGCCCCAACAGCTTAAGATTAGATTGgtcaagaaaagaaatgacaagAGCGAAGCAGTCAAGGAATGTGATGAGAAAGAAGAAGCTTTAACAGAAAACAGGGAGGATCAGACGAAAAGTTGGCTATCTTGTGTTGATGGAGAAAAAAGTTTCCATACCAATTCTCCTTCCGTTTTGCAAGATGACATGATTGCTGCCGCTGATGAAAAGAAATGCTCTGAGGAGGAAGACGGGCCTTGCTCAGTTGCAGAAGCCGACATTCATACACCAGAGCATCGAGTTGACCATGAGCCCAAGCCTTCCACTCCTGAAAGGCCTCCGGGTTTTGATTCGCTTGGAGTTGAGAATGTACATGAGTCAGATGTTGTGGATGTCATCAAAGGCCAAGAAGAATCTGAGGCGCCTGCAGTGCTTCAGACTGAGCCAGATATGATGACTATAGATTCTTCGGAGTATGCATTGTCGATTGAACAAGAACCTCAAGAACAGCCCCCGTTGCCAAAAGAAGAGATTTTGCAAGCGAAGCAACTACGAAGGAGTCTGAGAACTCGCCCTGCCAGACCCCAAGTTGCTCGAGATATAGCTGCATTGCTGCCAGTAGATTGTCCTAAAGGGCGTCCAGTAACAGTCCGCAGGCATCAAAGGATGTCGTTGAAGCAAAGCCCTAGGAGCTGGCCACCCACGAAAGCAACCTCTGTGGACAAACTTCAGGATTCTCCCGAATCTCAAAACGAAATAATGCCGCGGCTACTCAAACAAAATCCTGTAAAGTATGTGGATGACTGCAGAGAAGAAGAGTTCAAGCAAACGGGATCCACCCATGTGCCTAAACGTCATCTGCACAAAGCGCTAAAAGAACAACAGCTTGGAAGACCACCAGCACGTCGTTCTGCTAGGCTCCTGAACCAAAAATGA